A region of Marnyiella aurantia DNA encodes the following proteins:
- a CDS encoding class I SAM-dependent methyltransferase, which yields MKIKDHFLTGESFDLESTAINGILKTSPVPANLAPYYESKDYISHHQDSGSIKEKVYKILQKINLNYKRNIVAAEIPAKGKILDYGCGAGEFIKYVQKDFTAFGFEPNEAARNAAVTKSGEKAIISDLSDIQDESLNAITLWHVFEHIENQKEMLHLFRNKLRQDGVLIVAVPNPGSFDAHKYKEFWAAWDVPRHLYHFTRSGMTNLMESEKWKVVKVKPLLLDSFYISMLSEKYKKSSLFWLKGAVIGAISNFKASKNGEFSSLIYIIRKNEKIDF from the coding sequence ATGAAAATAAAGGATCATTTCCTAACTGGCGAATCATTCGATTTAGAGTCAACAGCAATCAACGGTATTTTAAAAACCAGTCCGGTGCCGGCCAATCTTGCTCCCTATTACGAAAGCAAAGATTACATATCCCACCACCAGGATTCAGGAAGCATAAAAGAAAAAGTATATAAGATTCTTCAAAAAATAAATCTTAATTATAAAAGAAATATAGTAGCCGCTGAAATTCCTGCTAAAGGGAAAATTTTGGACTATGGATGTGGTGCCGGCGAGTTTATAAAATATGTCCAGAAGGATTTTACAGCATTCGGTTTTGAACCAAACGAGGCTGCGAGAAATGCAGCAGTAACAAAATCCGGTGAGAAAGCAATTATTTCAGATCTGTCCGATATACAGGACGAAAGTCTGAATGCTATTACTCTGTGGCATGTATTTGAGCATATAGAAAACCAAAAAGAGATGCTGCATCTATTCCGGAATAAACTTCGCCAGGACGGGGTATTAATTGTTGCTGTTCCAAATCCAGGATCCTTTGACGCCCACAAGTATAAAGAATTTTGGGCTGCCTGGGATGTACCAAGACATCTATATCATTTCACACGATCTGGAATGACCAATTTAATGGAGAGTGAAAAATGGAAAGTTGTAAAAGTGAAACCACTCCTACTCGACTCATTCTATATTTCAATGCTTAGCGAAAAATATAAAAAATCATCGTTATTCTGGCTTAAAGGTGCGGTGATCGGGGCAATTTCTAATTTTAAAGCATCAAAAAACGGCGAATTTTCCAGTCTGATATACATTATTAGAAAAAATGAGAAAATCGATTTTTAA
- a CDS encoding thymidine kinase, translating to MFLENTINHSKQSGWMEVICGSMFSGKTEELIRRLRRAEMAGQTVEIFKPQIDTRYGLEEVVSHNLNKIRSTPVESSNEILLLGSTCDVVGIDEAQFFDSGIVEVANNLANNGVRVVIAGLDMDFMGRPFGSMPYLMATAEYVTKVHAICRRTGNLANYSMRTSESVNLVELGETENYEAVSRRVFADHVLNKTLPE from the coding sequence ATGTTTTTAGAAAATACAATAAATCATTCCAAACAAAGCGGCTGGATGGAAGTAATCTGTGGGTCAATGTTTTCGGGTAAAACGGAAGAACTGATCCGCCGTCTCAGACGTGCCGAAATGGCCGGTCAGACAGTAGAGATTTTTAAACCGCAGATAGATACCCGTTATGGGCTGGAAGAAGTGGTGTCCCACAACCTGAATAAGATTCGCAGCACACCCGTTGAAAGTTCCAACGAAATTCTTCTTCTGGGCTCAACGTGCGATGTGGTTGGGATTGATGAAGCTCAGTTTTTTGACAGTGGTATTGTGGAAGTAGCCAATAATCTGGCAAACAACGGTGTACGAGTAGTAATAGCAGGTCTGGACATGGATTTTATGGGACGGCCGTTCGGCTCCATGCCCTATCTCATGGCTACTGCCGAATATGTTACGAAAGTGCACGCCATCTGCAGGAGGACGGGCAACCTGGCCAATTATTCCATGAGAACCTCAGAAAGTGTTAATCTGGTAGAACTGGGCGAAACTGAGAACTATGAAGCTGTGAGCCGACGTGTTTTTGCTGATCACGTACTTAATAAAACTTTGCCGGAATGA
- the ybeY gene encoding rRNA maturation RNase YbeY, with product MIEYFFEDIDQIQIEPTIKEWLIQLIKSEGFKVGQVNYIFCNDEYLLKVNRDFLNHDYYTDVITFDYVKGKTVSGDIFVSLPRISENAEQLGSSFVTELKRVLAHGILHLCGYKDKTTEEAAEMRNKEEFYLALI from the coding sequence ATGATAGAATATTTTTTCGAGGATATCGACCAGATTCAAATTGAACCGACCATTAAGGAATGGTTGATTCAGCTTATAAAATCAGAAGGTTTCAAGGTCGGACAAGTCAACTATATTTTTTGCAACGATGAATATTTACTTAAGGTAAACCGTGACTTTCTAAATCACGACTATTATACAGACGTGATCACCTTTGATTACGTGAAGGGTAAAACAGTCTCGGGTGATATTTTCGTATCTTTGCCGCGCATTTCCGAGAATGCTGAACAATTAGGTTCCAGCTTTGTGACGGAGCTAAAAAGAGTTTTGGCGCACGGTATACTCCACCTTTGCGGATATAAAGACAAAACTACCGAAGAGGCGGCGGAAATGCGTAATAAGGAAGAATTTTATCTTGCGTTAATATAA
- a CDS encoding bifunctional UDP-N-acetylmuramoyl-tripeptide:D-alanyl-D-alanine ligase/alanine racemase: MNYRAAQIAEITGSKVIGDASVTVKNISFDSRNLFAVQDRAFIAINTSQNSGEKYISDVLERGIRIIIAEHKACDKEGITWILVENSVLFLQKLAKYHLKSFPDLKTVGITGSNGKTIVKEWLYQCIYNIFDTVKSPKSFNSQTGLPLSILQTGKKHEVGIFEAGISRPGEMAVLAAIFSPEIGVLTHIGTAHSANFSTESELIDEKLKFFKDSSVIIFNGDHPGIYDAVSLRYPDRKLVSYGLGPHNKLFVQSGWDNFSNEITVSYFDNVFKFNLSQKDEATLQNVLALIAVLKELQVSNEEIVQKLVGLKAIEMRLESVHGVRGNLVVNDSFNLDVDSLKIAFQFIKEYKKVKKVLILTDIIDVKEPPDQLYKEVAQLVNEQDFDRVYLVGSVITQYHALFQAKSYIYKDSADLIESQTLNHIEDSLILLKGARKFAIEKIKNLLELQKHDTVLEVNLNALLHNINIHKALLKPKTRMMAMVKAYSYGLGGYEIAEFLQHHHIDYLGVAYADEGMDLRKNGITTPIIVMNPEQHSYNAIIEYNLEPEIYSFRVLELFWNALNELGVDKQYPIHIKLETGMHRLGFKSEELMLLAEKLNTMNLKVASIFSHLSTSDMSDERDYALSQIEVFSCNTDVLINALGYRPVLHILNSAGITSFTEYQFDMVRIGIGMVGISNDPAVKKQLQNAVVFKTVISQISHVKAGDSIGYSRRHIAGTDTRIATIPVGYADGIPRMIGNGKGFVSINGKLCPIVGNICMDMLMVDIGTLQVQEGSEVVIFNSKPTLEQFAEYCQTIPYEVLTSISRRVKRIYIKN; the protein is encoded by the coding sequence ATGAACTATAGAGCAGCCCAGATAGCCGAAATCACCGGCAGTAAGGTTATCGGTGACGCATCCGTAACCGTGAAAAATATTTCATTTGACAGCAGAAACCTCTTTGCTGTTCAGGACCGTGCCTTCATTGCCATTAATACGAGTCAGAACAGTGGCGAAAAATATATTTCCGATGTTCTGGAAAGAGGTATAAGGATTATTATTGCCGAGCACAAAGCCTGTGACAAGGAGGGAATCACCTGGATCCTGGTTGAAAATTCTGTGCTGTTTCTTCAGAAACTGGCTAAATACCACCTGAAATCCTTCCCTGATTTAAAAACTGTAGGAATTACGGGCAGCAATGGTAAAACGATAGTCAAGGAGTGGCTTTATCAGTGTATTTATAATATTTTTGATACAGTAAAAAGTCCAAAAAGCTTCAATTCTCAAACAGGTCTTCCACTGTCTATACTTCAGACCGGCAAAAAACATGAAGTTGGAATATTTGAAGCCGGAATTTCCAGGCCTGGCGAGATGGCAGTATTAGCTGCTATCTTTTCGCCCGAGATAGGTGTTCTGACCCATATTGGCACGGCGCACTCGGCAAATTTTTCTACGGAAAGTGAGTTAATTGATGAAAAACTTAAATTTTTCAAAGATTCTTCAGTCATTATCTTTAATGGCGACCATCCCGGAATTTATGATGCGGTATCCTTACGATATCCTGACAGAAAATTGGTGTCTTACGGATTGGGGCCCCATAATAAACTATTTGTCCAGTCAGGTTGGGACAACTTCTCCAATGAAATAACAGTTTCCTATTTTGATAATGTTTTTAAATTCAACCTTTCCCAAAAAGATGAAGCCACACTTCAAAATGTTCTTGCACTTATTGCAGTACTGAAGGAACTGCAGGTAAGTAATGAAGAAATTGTTCAGAAGTTGGTCGGGTTGAAAGCCATTGAAATGCGCCTGGAATCGGTGCACGGTGTACGGGGTAATCTGGTAGTGAATGATTCTTTTAACCTGGACGTGGATTCATTAAAAATTGCCTTCCAGTTTATAAAGGAATATAAGAAGGTTAAAAAAGTCCTTATCCTTACAGATATCATCGATGTAAAGGAACCACCGGATCAGCTCTATAAGGAAGTCGCACAGTTGGTTAATGAACAGGATTTTGACCGTGTTTATCTTGTCGGATCAGTTATCACCCAGTATCATGCTCTTTTTCAGGCAAAATCTTATATCTATAAAGATTCCGCCGACTTGATCGAAAGTCAAACGCTTAATCATATTGAAGATTCTCTTATCCTGCTGAAAGGAGCAAGAAAGTTTGCCATCGAAAAAATTAAAAATCTGCTGGAACTCCAGAAACATGACACCGTTCTGGAGGTTAATCTGAATGCACTACTCCACAACATAAACATTCACAAAGCACTGCTGAAACCGAAAACCAGAATGATGGCGATGGTGAAAGCCTACTCGTACGGCCTTGGCGGCTATGAAATAGCTGAATTTCTTCAGCATCATCATATAGATTATCTTGGAGTCGCATATGCCGATGAGGGTATGGACCTGCGAAAGAATGGCATTACTACACCAATCATCGTGATGAACCCCGAGCAACACAGTTATAATGCCATTATAGAATATAATCTGGAGCCTGAAATATACAGTTTCCGGGTTCTTGAACTCTTCTGGAACGCGCTGAATGAACTTGGGGTAGATAAACAGTATCCCATCCACATCAAGCTGGAAACCGGCATGCACCGTCTCGGCTTCAAGAGTGAAGAACTTATGCTGCTTGCTGAGAAGCTGAATACAATGAATCTGAAAGTGGCCAGTATATTCAGTCATCTGTCCACCTCAGATATGTCTGACGAGCGTGATTATGCATTGAGCCAGATTGAAGTATTCTCATGTAACACTGATGTATTGATTAATGCGCTGGGCTACCGGCCCGTTCTCCATATCCTGAATTCGGCAGGGATCACATCATTCACAGAATATCAGTTTGATATGGTGAGGATAGGAATCGGAATGGTGGGTATATCTAATGATCCTGCTGTTAAAAAACAGCTTCAAAATGCAGTAGTTTTCAAAACAGTAATCTCGCAGATTTCCCATGTTAAGGCAGGTGATTCCATTGGTTACAGCCGGCGCCATATCGCTGGTACAGACACCAGGATCGCCACCATTCCCGTTGGATATGCCGACGGTATCCCCAGGATGATAGGCAACGGGAAAGGCTTCGTCTCGATTAATGGAAAGCTTTGCCCCATAGTGGGAAATATATGCATGGACATGCTCATGGTGGATATTGGGACTCTGCAAGTTCAGGAAGGCTCTGAGGTTGTCATCTTTAATTCCAAACCCACTCTGGAACAGTTTGCTGAATATTGCCAGACCATACCCTACGAGGTTTTGACTTCCATATCAAGACGTGTTAAACGAATCTATATAAAAAATTGA
- the mnmG gene encoding tRNA uridine-5-carboxymethylaminomethyl(34) synthesis enzyme MnmG, whose translation MITDTYDVIVVGGGHAGCEAAAAAANLGSSTLLVTMNMQTIGQMSCNPAMGGIAKGQIVREIDALGGYSGIIADKSAVQFKMLNLSKGPAMWSPRTQNDRMMFAEEWRIALENTPNLDFFQDMVKSLIIENNRAVGVVTSLGISIRSKSVILTNGTFLNGLIHVGDKQLGGGRMGEPRAFGITEQLVSLGFEAGRMKTGTPPRVDGRSLNYSVMEEQKGDEKPQKFSYTDTPKLTRQLSCHIVYTNETVHDILREGFERSPMFNGTIQSTGPRYCPSIEDKINRFAERTRHQLFVEPEGWRTCEIYVNGFSSSLPEDIQIKAMRHIPGFENVKVFRPGYAIEYDYFPPTQLNHTLETKLIANLYFAGQINGTTGYEEAAGQGLMAGINAHNKVHGKDDFILQRDEAYIGVLIDDLITKGTEEPYRMFTSRAEYRLLLRQDNADVRLTEKGYKIGLASEERLKTAEEKITKSNELEAFLKDYSLKPGVINPVLQTIDSSPVDQAYRAAQILTRPNMSLEKLEDIEGIREISSTYAEEVREQAEINIKYRGYIEKEKENVAKLNRLETIKIPEDFNYEAITSLSAEAKQKMTKVNPKTIAQASRISGVSPADINVLLIYLGR comes from the coding sequence ATGATTACAGATACATATGACGTAATTGTCGTAGGCGGTGGACATGCCGGTTGCGAAGCAGCCGCGGCAGCCGCAAATCTCGGGTCCAGCACACTTCTTGTAACAATGAATATGCAGACTATCGGACAGATGTCCTGTAACCCAGCTATGGGTGGTATTGCAAAAGGACAGATCGTTCGCGAAATTGATGCCCTGGGTGGATATTCCGGTATCATTGCCGATAAATCTGCAGTGCAGTTCAAGATGCTTAACTTATCCAAGGGTCCGGCCATGTGGTCTCCAAGAACACAAAACGACAGGATGATGTTCGCAGAAGAATGGCGGATAGCACTTGAAAACACACCGAATTTGGACTTCTTCCAGGATATGGTAAAGAGCCTTATAATAGAGAATAACCGTGCAGTAGGCGTTGTAACCTCACTTGGAATTTCAATAAGGTCAAAGTCTGTAATTCTTACAAACGGCACCTTTCTTAATGGATTAATTCACGTAGGTGATAAGCAACTCGGCGGCGGTCGGATGGGCGAACCACGGGCGTTCGGGATAACTGAACAGCTTGTTTCGCTGGGTTTCGAAGCTGGTCGTATGAAAACCGGTACTCCACCGAGGGTGGACGGACGGAGCCTTAACTACTCGGTAATGGAGGAACAGAAAGGTGATGAAAAACCTCAGAAGTTCTCCTACACAGATACTCCAAAATTGACTCGACAGTTGAGCTGCCATATAGTTTATACAAACGAAACAGTACATGATATTCTGCGTGAAGGTTTTGAAAGAAGTCCAATGTTCAACGGTACGATTCAGAGTACTGGCCCCAGATACTGTCCAAGTATCGAGGATAAAATTAACCGTTTCGCAGAGCGTACCAGACATCAGTTGTTTGTAGAACCTGAAGGTTGGAGAACATGCGAAATTTATGTTAACGGTTTCAGTTCATCGCTACCTGAAGATATTCAGATCAAAGCCATGCGACATATACCGGGATTTGAAAATGTAAAGGTTTTCCGGCCTGGATACGCAATAGAATATGACTACTTCCCTCCTACCCAACTTAACCATACCCTGGAAACAAAGCTCATTGCAAATCTTTATTTCGCCGGACAGATAAACGGAACTACAGGTTATGAGGAAGCCGCAGGACAAGGCCTTATGGCCGGCATAAATGCACACAATAAAGTTCATGGCAAAGATGACTTTATACTCCAGAGAGATGAGGCGTATATTGGTGTATTGATTGATGACCTGATAACAAAAGGGACAGAAGAACCCTATAGAATGTTTACCTCCAGGGCCGAATACAGACTGCTGCTAAGACAGGATAATGCAGATGTACGGTTAACAGAAAAAGGTTATAAAATTGGCTTGGCAAGTGAAGAACGCTTGAAAACTGCCGAAGAGAAAATTACAAAGAGTAACGAATTGGAAGCATTCCTAAAGGATTATTCACTGAAACCAGGTGTCATAAATCCGGTGTTGCAGACTATCGATTCATCACCCGTAGACCAGGCTTACAGAGCTGCTCAGATACTGACAAGACCAAATATGAGTCTTGAAAAGCTTGAAGATATTGAAGGCATCAGGGAAATAAGTTCTACATACGCTGAGGAGGTGCGCGAACAGGCAGAAATCAATATTAAATACCGCGGATACATAGAAAAGGAGAAAGAAAATGTGGCTAAACTGAACAGGTTGGAAACAATTAAAATTCCTGAAGATTTTAATTATGAGGCTATAACATCGCTTTCCGCCGAAGCTAAACAGAAGATGACTAAAGTAAATCCGAAAACAATAGCCCAGGCATCCAGAATCAGCGGTGTTTCTCCAGCAGATATTAATGTCCTGCTTATATATTTGGGAAGATAA
- a CDS encoding UDP-N-acetylmuramate--L-alanine ligase produces the protein MTNGISGFQNVFFIGVAGVGMSAVAQYLRGIGIRVSGSDRYFKNDEYNKTREQLEQEGIRCFEQDGSGITDSTDLVVVSTAIEDTVPEVRKARELGVKIIKRSELLALIAKSKKTIAVAGTSGKSTTAAMIYQIFTDAGLSPGIISGAGLTGIIKQGKIGNAAVGTGEWLIIEADESDGSVVLYEPEIGLLLNVDRDHQETDELMELFSVFKSNSMSLFIVNQSNTLAKKLSANVDVDFGFENEAAGCNAKDFRQDGLKLSFTIEEQRFEMNSLGRHSVENAAAAVAVSRQAGISLAQCAESLAGYEGIYRRHQILGEKNGIWVIDDYAHNPAKCAASIRACQPLADKVIAWFQPHGYGPTKFLRNDFVEEISSALRSQDEIWMSEIFYAGGTAVKDISANDLIEDLKAKGKNAHFIENRNDLLEALRPELKAGAVLLLMGARDPGLEDFTRKLFNDL, from the coding sequence ATGACCAACGGAATTTCTGGTTTCCAGAATGTCTTTTTTATAGGAGTAGCAGGCGTAGGGATGAGCGCTGTGGCGCAGTACCTTCGCGGTATCGGAATCCGCGTCTCCGGCAGCGACCGCTACTTTAAAAACGATGAATACAATAAAACCAGAGAGCAGCTGGAACAGGAAGGCATCAGGTGTTTCGAGCAGGATGGTTCAGGAATTACGGATTCAACAGATTTGGTTGTAGTTTCTACCGCTATTGAAGATACGGTACCTGAAGTAAGGAAAGCACGCGAACTTGGTGTAAAAATTATTAAGCGGAGTGAACTTCTGGCACTGATTGCCAAAAGTAAAAAAACTATAGCTGTTGCCGGAACCTCCGGCAAATCGACTACCGCCGCTATGATTTATCAGATATTCACTGATGCTGGTCTTTCTCCGGGCATTATTTCCGGTGCAGGTTTAACGGGTATTATCAAGCAAGGTAAAATAGGAAATGCCGCAGTTGGAACCGGCGAATGGCTAATAATTGAAGCTGATGAGAGTGATGGTTCGGTTGTTCTGTATGAACCTGAAATTGGTCTTTTGCTTAATGTAGACCGCGATCATCAGGAAACGGATGAGCTGATGGAACTCTTTTCTGTTTTCAAAAGTAATTCTATGAGCTTGTTTATTGTAAATCAATCTAATACACTGGCCAAAAAACTGTCTGCAAATGTGGATGTTGATTTTGGATTTGAAAACGAAGCAGCGGGCTGCAATGCCAAAGACTTCCGGCAGGACGGCTTGAAGTTATCTTTTACGATAGAAGAGCAGAGGTTTGAAATGAATTCTCTTGGTCGGCACTCGGTAGAGAATGCCGCAGCTGCAGTCGCAGTGTCCAGACAGGCAGGAATTTCGCTGGCTCAATGTGCGGAAAGTTTGGCTGGATATGAAGGAATTTACCGCCGGCATCAGATTCTTGGGGAGAAGAACGGTATATGGGTCATTGACGATTATGCCCATAACCCCGCAAAATGCGCTGCTTCTATCCGTGCCTGTCAGCCCCTGGCAGATAAGGTAATTGCATGGTTCCAGCCACACGGTTACGGCCCTACAAAGTTTCTGAGAAACGATTTTGTGGAAGAAATTTCCAGCGCACTCAGATCTCAGGATGAAATCTGGATGAGTGAGATATTTTATGCCGGCGGTACTGCTGTAAAGGATATCTCAGCTAATGATTTAATTGAAGACCTTAAAGCGAAAGGGAAGAACGCGCATTTTATCGAAAACAGGAATGATTTACTCGAAGCATTGCGACCGGAACTTAAAGCAGGTGCCGTATTGCTGCTGATGGGAGCGCGGGATCCGGGGCTCGAAGATTTCACACGTAAACTTTTTAATGACCTGTAA
- a CDS encoding patatin-like phospholipase family protein — translation MRKTFCLFLLCLAVLYFEAQVKEGFKLPPNPRIGLSLSGGGAKGFAHIGVLKVLDSLGVKVDYISGTSMGAIVGGLYASGYTGKDIEKIVLDTDFYNIIANEKTRQETTFFNKSVDKYILTVPIKDGKINILPKAISTGQKNIYLLRELFKNVSTTTDFSQLPIPFLCIGTNLESGKMEIFEKGDLVSAIMASSAFPSLMDPVQIGDSLYIDGAMTINYPSKPLKDKGIDVVIGVDLSQGLASRENMRSALDILNQVIDYGIQEETRAQYKYTDINIRPDLTGMNSTSYDAKAAILDSGYVEAQKYVPVLSQLPRREQTLLRTPMNLLYSNLYKIDSLVVENNRIFRKNYIEGKMNLRLPALLTYGTINKMVDKLYATNNYKLINYDIIQGEESNVLKLNVTEDETRFFLKFGLHYDEVFKTGLLINATAKRLLFRNSIVSLDLVVGDKPRYYFNYFIDNGYIPGFGLYASGMSLDLRDSNVNRVESWNWLRTEAFIQSIWKDKYAVGGGISHDYYESKGIGQSDYTDVESMVNPYLFIKSDTQDDRSFPTKGILLSAEGKLLDLLNEDQEGRTFQTRLFAQLNFPLSRLFTYRLLLAGGLTLGEDISSYKLYRTGGIFEQNLGNFFALQGYQFGEHSTRNILMAANTLQVNVYKNFFADLTVSAANLFNDIEVDDIFFLSESSAGLTAGYKSPVGQIKVNYSHSFERQTGVFSVILGHYF, via the coding sequence ATGAGAAAAACGTTTTGTCTGTTTCTATTGTGTTTGGCTGTGCTTTATTTTGAGGCTCAGGTAAAGGAAGGTTTTAAACTACCCCCAAATCCCCGCATTGGACTTTCACTCTCAGGTGGCGGCGCCAAAGGCTTTGCTCATATAGGAGTTCTTAAAGTGCTCGATTCTCTGGGTGTTAAAGTGGACTACATCTCAGGCACCAGTATGGGTGCGATCGTAGGCGGGCTTTATGCCTCCGGCTATACAGGAAAGGACATTGAAAAGATAGTTCTGGATACGGACTTCTACAATATAATTGCCAATGAGAAAACGAGGCAGGAAACAACATTTTTCAATAAATCTGTAGATAAATATATCCTTACAGTTCCAATAAAAGACGGTAAGATAAATATACTGCCGAAAGCGATATCTACGGGTCAGAAAAATATCTATCTGTTACGCGAGCTCTTTAAAAACGTATCCACTACAACAGATTTTTCCCAGTTACCAATCCCGTTTCTGTGCATAGGCACAAACCTGGAAAGCGGTAAGATGGAAATCTTTGAAAAAGGAGATCTGGTAAGCGCGATTATGGCGAGTTCTGCCTTCCCTTCACTTATGGATCCCGTTCAGATTGGTGATTCACTTTATATTGATGGGGCAATGACCATTAATTATCCTTCTAAGCCACTTAAAGATAAGGGAATTGACGTTGTGATAGGAGTAGATCTCAGCCAGGGATTAGCCAGCAGGGAAAATATGCGCAGTGCGCTGGATATTTTAAATCAGGTAATTGATTACGGAATTCAAGAGGAAACCCGTGCGCAGTATAAATATACGGATATCAATATACGTCCAGACCTTACCGGTATGAACTCTACCAGTTACGACGCGAAGGCTGCCATACTGGATTCCGGCTATGTTGAGGCACAAAAATATGTTCCTGTCTTATCCCAACTTCCCAGGCGTGAGCAGACTCTGTTACGTACTCCAATGAACCTCTTATACAGTAATCTTTACAAGATCGACAGTCTGGTGGTGGAGAACAACCGCATATTTCGGAAAAACTATATTGAAGGTAAAATGAACCTTCGCCTGCCCGCTCTCCTTACTTATGGCACTATTAACAAAATGGTGGATAAACTGTACGCCACAAACAATTATAAGCTTATTAACTATGATATCATTCAGGGTGAAGAAAGCAATGTTCTGAAACTAAATGTTACAGAAGATGAGACTCGTTTTTTCTTAAAATTCGGACTTCATTATGACGAGGTTTTTAAAACAGGATTGCTAATCAACGCTACTGCCAAACGGCTCCTGTTCAGGAATTCTATTGTTTCCCTGGATTTGGTAGTAGGAGATAAGCCACGGTACTATTTCAATTATTTCATTGACAACGGATATATACCCGGATTCGGATTATATGCCTCCGGCATGTCACTGGACCTGAGGGACAGTAATGTAAACAGAGTGGAAAGCTGGAACTGGCTGCGTACCGAAGCCTTTATACAGTCCATCTGGAAGGATAAATACGCAGTTGGGGGTGGAATAAGTCATGATTATTATGAATCAAAAGGAATTGGCCAGTCGGACTATACAGATGTAGAAAGTATGGTAAATCCATACCTGTTCATTAAATCTGATACACAGGACGACCGGAGCTTCCCTACCAAAGGAATACTGTTGAGTGCTGAAGGGAAATTATTGGATTTGTTGAACGAAGATCAGGAAGGCCGAACCTTTCAGACACGATTATTTGCACAGCTAAATTTTCCGCTTTCCAGACTGTTTACTTACAGGCTCCTGTTGGCTGGAGGCTTAACCCTAGGTGAAGATATTTCAAGTTATAAACTGTACCGTACAGGAGGGATTTTCGAGCAGAATTTGGGCAATTTCTTTGCTTTACAGGGCTATCAGTTTGGCGAGCACAGCACCAGGAATATACTGATGGCAGCAAATACACTGCAGGTAAATGTCTACAAAAATTTCTTTGCCGACTTGACTGTTAGCGCAGCCAATCTTTTCAATGATATTGAGGTTGATGATATTTTTTTCCTTTCAGAATCGTCGGCTGGTTTAACCGCGGGATATAAATCTCCGGTCGGACAGATAAAAGTAAATTACAGCCACTCTTTTGAGCGGCAGACAGGTGTTTTCAGTGTAATATTAGGACATTATTTTTAA